Within the Acidimicrobiales bacterium genome, the region CTCGCGGCCGCCGCCCCGCCGCAGCCACGCCCCGCCGACGAGCAGGACGAGCAGGCCGATGCCGGCGTAGACGAGGACGGCCCGGGGGCGCTTGGGGAGACGCACGAGGCCGCCAGGGTACCGATCGGGCGGCCGGTCAGCCTTCGACGTAGGAGCAGATGTAGGGCAGGTTCCGGTAGCGCTCGGCGACGTCGAGCCCGTAGCCGATGACGAAGTCGGGCGGGATGCGGAACCCGACGTAGCGGAGGTCCGTCTCGGTCTTCTGGAGGCCCTCGCGGACGAGCAGCGCGCACACCTCGAGGCTGGCCGGGTTGCGGGCCAGCAGGTTGCGCCGCAGGTACGTGAGGGTCAGGCCGCTGTCGACGATGTCCTCGACGATCAGCACGTGCCGGCCGGACAGGTCGATGTCCAGGTCCTTCACGATGCGCACCACCCCGCTCGTGCGGGTGGCGCTGCCGTAGGACGACACGGCCATGAAGTCGAACTCGACCGGGAGGTCGATCTCCCTGGCCAGGTCGCTCATGAACATGAACGCGCCCTTCAGCACGCCGACGAGGAGGGGCGCCCGGCCCTGGTAGTCGCCGGTGATCTCCTTGCCCAGCTCGGCGATGCGGGCCCTGAGGTCCTCCTCGCTGACGACGACGGGACCCAGGTGCGGATCGGGC harbors:
- the hpt gene encoding hypoxanthine phosphoribosyltransferase — protein: MAEPDPHLGPVVVSEEDLRARIAELGKEITGDYQGRAPLLVGVLKGAFMFMSDLAREIDLPVEFDFMAVSSYGSATRTSGVVRIVKDLDIDLSGRHVLIVEDIVDSGLTLTYLRRNLLARNPASLEVCALLVREGLQKTETDLRYVGFRIPPDFVIGYGLDVAERYRNLPYICSYVEG